Proteins found in one Muntiacus reevesi chromosome 2, mMunRee1.1, whole genome shotgun sequence genomic segment:
- the KLK7 gene encoding kallikrein-7 — translation MATPLLILLLTFALGSAAQDDQGDKSGEKIIDGVPCPGGSQPWQVALLKGSQLHCGGVLINEQWVLTAAHCMMNAYNVHMGSDRLVGGQKIKATRSFRHPGYSTQTHANDLMLVKLNGRAKLSSSVKKVNLPSRCDPPGTTCTVSGWGTTTSPDVTFPAKLMCTDVKLISLQDCKKVYKDLLGDSMLCAGIPNSSTNACNGDSGGPLMCKGTLQGLVSWGSFPCGQPNNPGVYTQVCKYVDWIKETMRRYR, via the exons ATGGCGACACCCTTGCTGATCCTGCTGCTGACCTTCGCCCTGGGATCTGCTGCACAGGACG ACCAGGGCGACAAGAGTGGGGAAAAGATTATTGATGGAGTCCCGTGTCCGGGAGGCTCCCAGCCCTGGCAGGTGGCCCTGCTCAAGGGCAGTCAGCTCCACTGCGGAGGTGTGCTGATCAACGAGCAGTGGGTGCTCACCGCTGCCCACTGCATGATGAA TGCGTACAACGTGCACATGGGTAGTGACCGGCTGGTGGGCGGCCAGAAGATCAAGGCCACGCGGTCCTTCCGCCACCCGGGCTACTCCACACAGACCCACGCCAACGACCTCATGCTGGTGAAGCTAAACGGCCGGGCCAAGCTGTCGTCCAGTGTGAAGAAAGTCAACCTGCCTTCCCGCTGTGACCCCCCCGGGACCACGTGCACCGTTTCCGGCTGGGGCACCACCACCAGTCCTGATG TGACCTTTCCAGCGAAGCTAATGTGCACAGACGTCAAGCTTATCTCTCTCCAAGACTGCAAGAAGGTTTACAAGGATTTGCTGGGAGACTCCATGCTCTGTGCTGGGATCCCCAACTCCAGCACCAACGCCTGCAAC GGTGACTCAGGGGGACCACTGATGTGCAAAGGTACCTTGCAAGGCCTGGTGTCCTGGGGAAGTTTCCCTTGCGGCCAACCCAACAACCCAGGTGTCTATACCCAAGTCTGCAAGTATGTCGACTGGATAAAAGAGACCATGAGAAGATATCGTTAA
- the KLK8 gene encoding kallikrein-8, producing the protein MGCPSPAAVLIWMVLLLLLESRAGHLRAQESKVLEGKECKPHSQPWQTALFQGVRLVCGGVLIADNWVLTAAHCQKKKYTVRVGEHSLKNKDESEQERAVAQSIPHPCYNNSNNDHSYDVMLIQLRGRVSLGPKVKPIKLADHCPQVGQKCTISGWGTVTSPLENFPDTLNCAEVKIIPQEQCEKAYPGQVTDSMVCASDSSGADTCQGDSGGPLVCNGVLQGITSWGSDPCGRPEKPGVYSKVCRSLDWIKKTIGGRG; encoded by the exons ATGGGATGTCCCTCACCTGCTGCAGTCTTGATCTGGATGGTCCTGCTCTTGCTGCTGGAATCCCGGGCAG gaCACTTGAGGGCACAGGAAAGCAAGGTGCTGGAAGGCAAGGAGTGCAAGCCCCACTCTCAGCCATGGCAGACGGCCTTGTTCCAGGGCGTCCGGCTCGTCTGCGGGGGTGTTCTCATAGCGGACAACTGGGTTCTTACAGCAGCCCACTGTCAAAAAAA GAAATACACGGTCCGCGTGGGAGAGCACAGCCTGAAGAATAAGGATGAGTCAGAACAAGAGAGGGCCGTGGCTCAGTCCATCCCGCACCCCTGctacaacaacagcaacaacgacCACAGCTACGACGTGATGCTCATTCAGCTACGTGGTCGGGTATCCCTGGGGCCCAAAGTGAAGCCCATCAAGCTGGCGGATCACTGCCCTCAAGTTGGCCAGAAGTGCACCATCTCAGGCTGGGGCACTGTCACCAGCCCCCTAG AGAATTTTCCTGACACTCTCAACTGTGCAGAAGTAAAAATCATTCCCCAGGAGCAGTGTGAGAAAGCCTACCCAGGGCAGGTCACGGATAGCATGGTCTGTGCCAGCGACAGTAGTGGGGCTGACACGTGCCAG GGAGATTCTGGGGGCCCACTGGTATGCAATGGCGTTCTCCAGGGCATCACAtcgtggggatcagacccctgtgGGCGGCCTGAGAAACCTGGTGTCTACAGCAAAGTCTGCCGCTCCCTGGACTGGATTAAGAAGACCATAGGTGGCAGGGGCTGA
- the KLK9 gene encoding kallikrein-9, whose protein sequence is MRLGFLCVLLSLLEGQGWADTRAIGAKECRPNSQPWQAGLFYLTHLFCGATLISDRWLLTAAHCRKRYLWVRLGEHHLWKWEGPEQLFRATDFFPHPGFNQDLTAQDHNDDIMLVRLPRKAHLGPAVQPLNLSQTCVSPGTECLISGWGAVSSPKVEYPLTLQCANIRILEPRLCRRAYPGHISDSMLCAGLWEGGRGSCQGDSGGPLVCNGTLAGVVSGGSEPCSRPRRPAVYTSVCHYLDWIQETMENN, encoded by the exons ATGAGGCTGGGATTCCTCTGTGTTCTGCTCTCGCTCCTGGAAG ggcagggctgggcagacACCCGAGCCATTGGGGCCAAGGAATGTCGCCCCAACTCGCAGCCCTGGCAGGCCGGGCTGTTCTACCTCACCCACCTCTTCTGCGGGGCGACCCTCATCAGTGACCGCTGGCTGCTCACAGCTGCCCACTGCCGCAAACG GTATCTGTGGGTCCGCCTCGGGGAGCACCACCTCTGGAAATGGGAGGGTCCAGAGCAGCTGTTCCGGGCCACAGACTTCTTCCCTCACCCTGGGTTCAACCAGGACCTCACCGCCCAGGACCACAACGATGACATCATGTTGGTCCGTCTGCCCCGGAAGGCGCATCTAGGCCCTGCCGTGCAGCCCCTCAACCTCAGCCAGACCTGCGTCTCCCCCGGCACCGAGTGCCTCATCTCAGGCTGGGGGGCCGTGTCTAGTCCTAAGG TGGAGTACCCCCTGACGCTGCAGTGTGCCAACATCAGAATCCTGGAGCCCCGGCTCTGCCGTCGGGCGTACCCAGGCCACATCTCCGATAGCATGCTCTGCGCTGGCCTGTGGGAGGGGGGCCGGGGCTCCTGCCAG GGTGACTCTGGGGGTCCCTTGGTTTGCAATGGGACCCTGGCAGGTGTGGTGTCCGGAGGCTCGGAACCCTGCTCCAGACCCCGGCGCCCTGCGGTCTATACAAGCGTGTGCCACTACCTGGACTGGATTCAAGAAACCATGGAGAACAACTGA
- the KLK10 gene encoding kallikrein-10, whose translation MRPPHLHLSAASGAQGGLGKLLLPLLMAQFWVSEALLLPANDTSSRVVASGAPCAHGSQPWQVSLFNGLSFHCAGVLVDRSWVLTAAHCGNNKPLWARVGDDHLLLLQGEQLRRTSRPIVHPKYQQGSGPILPRRTDEHDLMLLKLGRPVVPGPRVRPLRLPFRCTQPGDQCQIAGWATTSSRRVKYNKGLSCSRVTILSPKECEVFYPGVITSNMMCAGLDQGQDPCQSDSGGPLVCDETLQGILSWGVYPCGSAQHPAVYTQICKYRSWIEKTIRSN comes from the exons ATGAGACCTCCACATCTCCACCTCTCTGCCGCCTCCGGCGCTCAGGGCGGCCTAGGgaagctgctgctgccgctacTGATGGCGCAATtctggg TCTCGGAGGCTCTGTTGCTTCCCGCAAACGACACAAGCTCCCGCGTCGTGGCCTCCGGCGCCCCGTGCGCTCACGGCTCGCAGCCCTGGCAGGTGTCCCTCTTCAATGGCCTCTCGTTCCACTGCGCCGGCGTCCTGGTGGACAGGAGTTGGGTGCTCACCGCTGCACACTGCGGGAACAATAA gcccctgtGGGCTCGAGTCGGGGATgaccacctgctgctgctgcagggcGAACAGCTGCGCCGGACCTCTCGTCCTATCGTCCACCCCAAGTACCAGCAGGGCTCGGGCCCCATCCTGCCAAGGCGCACGGACGAGCACGACCTCATGCTGCTGAAGCTCGGCAGGCCCGTGGTGCCGGGGCCTCGAGTGCGGCCCCTGCGCCTGCCCTTCCGCTGCACGCAGCCCGGGGACCAGTGCCAGATCGCCGGCTGGGCCACCACTTCCTCCCGGAGAG TGAAGTACAACAAGGGCCTGAGCTGCTCCAGGGTCACTATCCTGAGCCCTAAGGAGTGTGAAGTCTTCTATCCTGGCGTGATCACCAGCAACATGATGTGTGCAGGACTGGATCAGGGCCAGGACCCCTGCCAG AGTGACTCTGGTGGCCCTCTGGTCTGTGACGAGACCCTGCAGGGCATCCTTTCATGGGGCGTTTACCCCTGTGGCTCCGCCCAGCATCCAGCTGTCTACACGCAGATCTGCAAGTACCGCTCTTGGATAGAGAAGACCATCCGCTCCAACTGA
- the KLK11 gene encoding kallikrein-11 isoform X1 yields MMTLQLIMFALVTGHVVGETRIIKGYECAPHSQPWQVALFQKTRLLCGATLIAPRWLLTAAHCRKPWPRCFLILSDSPPPHHASLHLLCLLPLPSDRRCVSHFSRYEIHLGAHSLRRQDGCEQTRTATESFPHPDFNNSLPNKDHRNDIMLVKMTTPAQLTWAVRPLTVSRRCVPAGANCLISGWGTVSSPQLHLPRTLRCANITIIKHEECEDAYPGNITDTMVCASVRKEGKDSCQGDSGGPLVCNGSLQGIISWGQDPCAVSKKPGVYTKVCKYVDWIQKTMENN; encoded by the exons ATGATGACTCTGCAATTAATCATGTTTGCTCTGGTGACAG GGCACGTCGTGGGGGAGACCAGAATCATCAAGGGCTACGAGTGCGCCCCTCATTCACAGCCCTGGCAGGTGGCTCTGTTCCAGAAGACGAGGCTGCTCTGCGGGGCCACGCTCATCGCCCCCAGATGGCTCCTGACAGCAGCCCACTGCCGCAAGCCGTGG CCGCGCTGCTTCCTCATTCTCTCcgattctccccctccccaccacgcCTCTCTCCATCTCCTTTGCCTCCTTCCCCTTCCGTCTGACCGGCGGTGTGTCTCCCACTTCAGCCGATACGAGATTCACCTGGGGGCGCACAGCCTCCGGCGGCAGGATGGCTGTGAGCAGACCCGAACTGCCACCGAGTCCTTCCCCCACCCAGACTTCAACAACAGCCTCCCCAACAAAGACCACCGCAACGACATCATGCTGGTGAAGATGACGACCCCGGCCCAGCTCACCTGGGCCGTGCGACCCCTCACCGTGTCACGGCGCTGCGTCCCAGCGGGCGCCAACTGCCTCATTTCCGGCTGGGGCACCGTGTCCAGCCCCCAGT TGCATCTGCCCCGTACCTTGCGATGTGccaacatcaccatcatcaaGCACGAAGAGTGTGAGGACGCCTACCCCGGCAACATCACAGACACCATGGTGTGTGCCAGTGTCCGAAAGGAGGGCAAGGACTCCTGCCAG GGTGACTCTGGGGGCCCTCTGGTCTGTAACGGGTCTCTTCAAGGCATCATCTCCTGGGGCCAGGATCCATGTGCTGTCTCCAAAAAGCCTGGTGTCTACACAAAGGTCTGCAAATATGTGGACTGGATTCAGAAGACCATGGAAAACAATTAG
- the KLK11 gene encoding kallikrein-11 isoform X2 — MMTLQLIMFALVTGHVVGETRIIKGYECAPHSQPWQVALFQKTRLLCGATLIAPRWLLTAAHCRKPRYEIHLGAHSLRRQDGCEQTRTATESFPHPDFNNSLPNKDHRNDIMLVKMTTPAQLTWAVRPLTVSRRCVPAGANCLISGWGTVSSPQLHLPRTLRCANITIIKHEECEDAYPGNITDTMVCASVRKEGKDSCQGDSGGPLVCNGSLQGIISWGQDPCAVSKKPGVYTKVCKYVDWIQKTMENN; from the exons ATGATGACTCTGCAATTAATCATGTTTGCTCTGGTGACAG GGCACGTCGTGGGGGAGACCAGAATCATCAAGGGCTACGAGTGCGCCCCTCATTCACAGCCCTGGCAGGTGGCTCTGTTCCAGAAGACGAGGCTGCTCTGCGGGGCCACGCTCATCGCCCCCAGATGGCTCCTGACAGCAGCCCACTGCCGCAAGCC CCGATACGAGATTCACCTGGGGGCGCACAGCCTCCGGCGGCAGGATGGCTGTGAGCAGACCCGAACTGCCACCGAGTCCTTCCCCCACCCAGACTTCAACAACAGCCTCCCCAACAAAGACCACCGCAACGACATCATGCTGGTGAAGATGACGACCCCGGCCCAGCTCACCTGGGCCGTGCGACCCCTCACCGTGTCACGGCGCTGCGTCCCAGCGGGCGCCAACTGCCTCATTTCCGGCTGGGGCACCGTGTCCAGCCCCCAGT TGCATCTGCCCCGTACCTTGCGATGTGccaacatcaccatcatcaaGCACGAAGAGTGTGAGGACGCCTACCCCGGCAACATCACAGACACCATGGTGTGTGCCAGTGTCCGAAAGGAGGGCAAGGACTCCTGCCAG GGTGACTCTGGGGGCCCTCTGGTCTGTAACGGGTCTCTTCAAGGCATCATCTCCTGGGGCCAGGATCCATGTGCTGTCTCCAAAAAGCCTGGTGTCTACACAAAGGTCTGCAAATATGTGGACTGGATTCAGAAGACCATGGAAAACAATTAG